The sequence below is a genomic window from Lolium perenne isolate Kyuss_39 chromosome 7, Kyuss_2.0, whole genome shotgun sequence.
TACTTCCTTTCTTGTAAGAACTACACATATAAACAGAACACTACTAATCCGATGAGCCGCTTGCGCTCTGGATGTAAGCTGACGCATCTACAACATCCTAGCACCTCAGAGCTGTCGCCGGTCACCTCCAGTGGCGGTGTGATGTGTCTAGACCGGTAAATTAGGTCACTCGAATTGGTCATATGAGCTGGTGGAAGGGTTGCCAGAGTTCTGATCACAGCGAGCCCTCCAAGCATTGCCCCCACCATCTGAGCTGCTGCAGGCCTGGTTGGGGAGAACGCTAGCGCCCAGATCACCATCCAAGCTCATCTGTTGCACTTCTTGAGGTGAAAGGATCCTAATGCACTTGACACAGTTGACAAACTCCCTGTACAACCAAAATTAAACATCTACAATAAGCCCAAAATATGTGCAAGCAACAATCCACATTAGCATCCACAATTAACACAAGCTAAGTTTTGTGTATGCATTTTCATTTATTTGTCATTCTAGACGGCAATATTTCATCTTTCTTTATTAGGGAACaggtgagctttattgatcatggtAAACAAACTTAAGTCCTGTCTATGCATTTTCATTCATTCATCGTTCTAGACGGCCATATTTCACATTATCACTGCAACTTACACACCTAGGAGTATTTTACAACATGGACAGGTAAATAATTTTCAACATATATGACATTCTGAATATAAAAAACATGGGAGGCATAAATGGAAAGACGGATGAACTTACTCCCAAGGATCATCGCCAAGAAGTAGGATATCATCCTCATGATCTCTATAGACGAGCTTCCAGCCAATCCTCTGCCTTTCCTCGAGCTGCCCCTCTATGCTAAACATTCGAGCCAGAGCATGCTTCAATTCATCATATCCAGCATACTGGCTAATGTCAATAGATCGGCCCACAGCTCCCCGTTTATACACCTACAGACACCAGTAGGTTAGGCAAAGATGCAACAGAAAAGACACTTGTGAATATTTGAAAGAAACAAATGTTCAAATTAGAATTGCACTAGCCTGATGAAGGCAGAGCAACAGATACTGCTATTTAGAGAAAAAGTGTACTAGTGCCCGccgattttttatttttatttttgcttATGATAGAATCTCAACCAAAGTTTCAGACCTACATGAGCATCTCATGAACCATGCATACACAAATTAAATGTGAACATAATCATAATGTTTAATACATGACAATAGTCAGATTTTACACAGTGACTGTACCTTGTTTAAGTGAACCAAAAATTTCAAGTCTTCTGATCTTCATCGTACCGAGAACAGATTTTACATAACAATAGGACAAGTTATGCAACTCAAACTTCTCACGTGTATTTAACTAACATTTTAGATTTGGTCAAGGAGTATTGATCTTTTCGTTTATAGTTCAGTGTTTGATCTCCCAACTATATTACCATGGTAATGAAAATAGGCTTCCTTTTACTTTATAGGGAAACCATACTGAATCTTAATAGATAATACACTAAAAGTAGCATCCAAGCTTCAGGTAAAAGAAGCGCTCACCTTCGTGAACGTCCTCATCCTCTTTAGTGGAGCAGCAGGAGGCCAAGAAGTTCGGTTCAAGAAGGCACCATCGTTGATTCCAGAGTCAATTGAATTAAATGCCATGTCTGATGCACCAAATGACTGTGAAACCATGGAGGATGATATCTCTTGGTGGGTGTCTTTTGGTATTCTGTAGTTGTTATCAATGTCTGTAGATATATGATTTTGATACTTGACAGCATCAATTCCATTCGTCAGGAAGTCATCAGTTCCCAAAGGGAAGCCCACATGACCATCATTCCCAATTCCAAACAATGCATTATTAGTTGGAACTTCAGCATGAATTTCTGTATCAGGAGGAGCATCTTTGAATAGCTGCTGCGGACTAAAGTTAGACATGGGGAAATTTTGCTGTAGAAGCCCATCAGTTTGGGAAAGCCACactgaagttgctgacgaagctGTTTCTAGATAGTCTGTAGGGGGTGCGTTGTTCACAAAATTTTGGGGACTAGCTTCTGCATTTGGTAATTTCGAAGCCATCATACTTTGCTTTACATTGGAATTCAATTTTGGAAATTCCTTTGTCATCCTGGGAGTTCCTGTGCCAACATCAAGAGAGCTTGGAACTGACATAGGGGCAGTTGCCTTCTCGGTGTTGATCATGCTGCAATATTGGTCCCTTCCAGGGACTGGTTGTAGAAGATGGTTACCATTTGCAGTGGAAGGGGATGTTGAACAAGAAGGGATTTCTTCTGTAACTACAGAATGTGTAGCACCGGGCATCCTCAAAGGACTACCATTTGCTGAACTGAATTTCAGTGATGTGGTTGGAGGAATGGTAGCTTCTAAGGCATCTGCGGGCAGAGCTTGCTTCTGTGGAAGCTTCTGTTGTGTATCTGCCTGCACAGGTGCTGGCAGTAGTGCTGCCTGTGATGGAATTTTTGTGCTTTGTTGAGGCATCATCTGTTGTTGGGGAAGTGAATGAGAGTTTGACAGCTGCTGCTGTATATCCATAATTAACTTTTGCTGTTCTTGGATCAGAGGTAATTGTGCAAGGGTAACTCCAGGTTGGGACAGGAATGACTGCTGCTGTTGTTGTAGTTTTTGCAGGAGTTGCAACTGAAGCTGCTGATCTGATAATTGCAGCTGTTGATTTGGCAGATTTGGTAGCTGTGTAGGCATCTTATTGAATtgctgttgttgctgttgttgtaacTGCTGCtgctgaagtaaaagctgttgctgctgctggtgTAGAAATTTTTGCTGCTGATGTTGTTGatggtcttgttgttgttgttgttgtggctgctGCTGATGGGACAGGAGCGGCTGGCTGACGGCTGGCAACTGATTTTGAGATATATGTGGCTGCTGCTGCATCTGATTCTGTACAAGGACCTGAGCTTGAGCAAGACTGGTTTGAGCTTGGCTCAAAGGAAGTGCAAAGTTCATGGACTGTTGTTGCCTCTGAAGGTTGCTAGCTTCTTGAGTTTGTTCTTGTGATTTGGTGCTCCCGCCGGGCTGATTCAATGGAAGGGTTGCTTTGGAAAAATCATTGTTCGGCTGCATTTGCTGAGGTAGTCTGGGAGTattaaattgaatgttattctgtTGCAGAAACTGGTTCTGCAGGCACAACTGCCTCGAGAGATCAGCAGAACCAATATTTTGCATGCTGGGGTTAGTTATTGAACGCAGGTACTCAGACTGCATGGCTGTATTTGTGAATGATGAACTCTgctgcatattcatgttcatccaCTGAACCAAGCTCAGACCAGGCATTACGGTATTCTGCGTCTGAGGGTCCTTTATGCATATCTCCTCACTCAGCCAAGGCATAGCCCTCTTTAAGAGATTCTCCATTTCCGAGGACTCATCATCTGCAAGTACATAACTACAATCAATTTATAGGCATGCATAAAACCAGTGTAATGAACACTTCAGAAATCAGAATTCACAAACTTCCGTTGCATCTAAGTTCAGGTAAGTCCATAATTACCTAAGCTATTAGTTGGAGAACATTATCCACAAACATTTCCAGCTCCGATACAGTTAATTAGTTATGATTTGTTTAGTCTATATTGCACCTCATAAATATGTTTCATCATATGAATGCCTGATGTATGAAAGTATGGTAGTTTGATATGAATGCCTAATTAGTCTCTCTATCAATTGAAGAAACAGAGTACTGGTattctttgcaaaaaaaaaaaatgcataaataagtACTATCTTCAGATTAGGCATCTACATTTCAGAGACATACATGTATATACTACATAACAGACATGATATACAACCACCCTTAGTGCAAGCCTGCTTCCCCAATGGTATAGTTACATTGTAATATTGTTTAAAGATTGACATCCTGGATCAATTGTATTAAAGGCCAATTTAGAAGATACAACACAATATAAGTGGTGTTCAAGTAGTCCTACCTAACTGTCTGGGACGCTTTGCACCAAAAAACGGCGGAGGGGGGCATATGAAAAATGGAGCAGCGACCGGTTCAATCTCCCAGATCGAAACCCTGTTACGCCTTTCACCTGCTGCAGACTCATCCCAGCCAACCTATTGACCAATAAGAAGATTTTGCATCAGCAGCAGAAAGGGGTAAATAACGGTAACGCCAATCGAACTAGGAAATCAACCTGTAAGTTGCGCCACTGAGAGTTTTTCCATCTTACAGGGTCTAAATCATTTATGCCGGTTATTGTGCCCATGTACCTGCAGCATGCTAACATACGTCAGGTACAGAAGACTGAAAACTAGAGGAAACTCATAGTCTTGACATTCCGTAAGAGTATTAACAAACCACTAAGCTAGTCAAATAATATATGGCAAAATCTATACGAATCATTTGAAAGAaagaaaattagaaaaaaaaatgAATAGCCAGTAACTCGCAATAGAACATTAAAATGAGCGATAAATACCTTCTTGTTCCTAATTCCTCAGTTTCAAACATCATGCGGAAACGCATTCCTAAAGATAATTGATTACTATAGACAGCCTTCTGATACTTAGCGAATGGGATAACAAATTCAGTAGGGCTGGCCCTGAAAATACAAAGATTGGATGTCATGGTTTGATATGAAAGAGACATCATGATTCGCCAAAATTGACCTTAACCAATAGTTAATATTGCACATTAAGTCGAAGAACTGACCTGGGGTTATAAAATATGGTGAATGGGCTATTGTTCGCAGCAGCATGGGCTGCTGCAGCAAGAATCCCTATATGCATACTGTCACTTGAAAGGACAGATGATGATATGTTAGTCGGTTGTCGGTTAGCACGCCTGATTCCTAGTAGAAGTTGCTGCCTTTCGTCCCTACAAAATTTATTAAAAAACAAACAAGAAACAATCGCTGTTAATTTACCATCAGGAATAAGCAAGTAAAATTTTCCAAGTTTAAATAATAACAAAATTAGTTCAAACTTAAAAGATAGCAGAAGATGTGCTCTACCTAACGAAAATAACAGAATCTCCAGCAAATAACCTCTTGCCACTCACAAAGAGACTCCAGCCAGTGGTAAGCAGATGtcgttttggctgacctgtttcaTAACAAAACACAACAATGGCTAAATATCTTTGTGGACAGAATCACATCAAACCATACTTTGGCGTTCACACATGGACTACCATGTGCAAAATATTACTATTCTTATGACAACCATGTGCAACACTGAGTCGCAACAACAATAAATCAAATGTTCAAATATAAACAATCCATTTAGAGAAGGAaaggtttccagaatgctgaaatTTCTTACCCCTATATATGTGACGAAATGTCCACACATTATCATGCAAATCCCTAGCTTGTATCTCCTGAGCAGGTGGCTGCATTGAGAAGTCCTAGAATACGAAGCAAGAACAATTTAGTTAGAAGGACAGAGGACACAGAAAATAAACTAAATCAGTATGGACTCAAAAATCTTTACATACAAGAGGTGGGAATATCTTCTCTGCAGATCGGCGGGGCACAGAGAAGCCTCCATGCGTACTTGTATCACTTGCAGTCAGTGTCTTGCAGAAGAACTCGTTCTGTGGCCTTGCTTGTTTGAGTGCTAGATCTGATAGCTGTAGTGCCTCCTTTCCATACTGATCATAATTAAAAGCCAATCAAAATACGAATAACTATGTAAGCATACCTGAACAAAAGGATGTCAAGGTAAGTTTTGAGAAGAAACAACAAAGAAAATACACTTACTGAAGTAACTGGCTGAAGAGTCATTTGTGCATAAACTTCATCTGTTTCAAGGTCAGCCTGGAAACAAATAGAAATCATTTTAGCAATGATGATTACAAGCAGAAAGACAATAAATAGGCATGTAGCTGTAGATTACATGTAAAGTGATATTGTGCAGTAGGCAGATCAACTTGGATGGAAGATTTGGGTAGTTTGGAACATGCGCATCAACATCCTTCTGCATAGAAGCTGCAACCTGCCAAATGAAACATGCTTAAATCCCAGATCCAAGCAACTTAAACATAATCCTGAAGTGGACACACTGGCATCACTAGGACACTAAATCGACAGAGACATCTAGTAGAACCAGAAAATGCAATCAACGACAAACCACTGGAACAAAAAATAGTTTGTTATGCTGAAAGATTCAAATTCTGGATGAAATGAAATGAGACGCAGGTTAGTTGACAGAACCCATGCATCAGTTCTGAATCTAAAATAGACCACCTAATTATACTTTTTATATATACAGCCTCAATAATGTGACGTAAAGTAGTCCCGGACTATAAAAATTGTAAAGCGGAAGTTAGGATTCTAATTATATGATACACCAATAAATTAGCAAGTAAAGCCATGTGCCATGAACCCATTTCCAATCATGCCGAGAACCACTCCCTTCGCCCCTGGTCGAGCGGAAAGGGGATGCAGTAGCCAATACAGAATTAGGCACCTCCCTGCCCTAGCTTCCGGACGAGAGAATCTTTTCCAAATCCAAGCATTTCATCACCCCCATCCTCCAAACTTGCTCAAAACGAGCTTATTCCGATGCCCAACGCACGAAAGATGCAGCAGAAGATACTAAATGCCCCACCAATGAATGCAAAAATCCGAAGGTACTCGGTTGCTTCATCCACCAGACAAAGAGAGCAAGAGAATGGTGCAACACACCAGAACCCCTTAAAAGAGGGGGGCCAGTAGGCCCAATTCCCCCAACTACTTCGCCCATAAGCTTAAAATCAGTAACAAACAAAGCAAACTATAGTAGCAACCAACCAACTGGCTAAGTAACCCGAGGAAAATCCAAATATGTGTAGATGGCAGTAGTGATATCACggaattaacaaaaaaaaatcttCAATCAGGAATCAAGGAACGGAATATCAGTGCTTTCAGAAAGTCTTCAAAGAACCATTCCCGGAAATAGTTGTATGATGGAAGTGCAAATAGTAACTTCCAGCACTCAAACAGCAAGACATCACATCAAAGAAAAGATAAATGTGACTCCATCACCACTCGACGAAAATGGGGCACATCAAATCGCATCGCTGCGTTGATATCTCTCGGCAACAAAGTTCAGGATGACAGGAACCAACCTTGGTCACATACGTTGTCTCAAGGCGCCGAAAAAGACTTGCAACAAAAAACGGAACTTTTTCCATGGAGAAAAATGAATTCTTCTACGTAGCAATACAAAAAAAGATAATCGAAGGAGGGGATCCATCCAGAGGGGTACTAGTAGTAGTAACAAGCATCGCTAAACAAGAATAATCTCAGGGAGCACTGGAAGGAGGGGAGGGAAAAGGGGGGTATTCACCTGCTCACTGTGGCCTTGTGGGAAGTAGACGACGAGGCTCCCTGCCGGCGGAAGCGACACGAGAGGCCCCGCACATGCGTGCCACAGCTCCGAGTTGATCGCCGGCGGCTTCTTCTCCCCTGCAGACCAAGACCAACCACCACCGAATCAGTAATAACAGAATAAAGGCCGGGCCTTTCCCACCAGTTTATTCTAAACAGGAGATCAGATGCATTCGGCTCCGTCGCCTTCCCAGCACTCCGCCACACGCCGCCGGCGCCGGCCGTGGCGGCGGCTTTTCTTACTGTAGCATTTTCGGTTGTTTTATTACGGAAACGGCGCTGCACATGGCTCGAATGATGCGACAAGAGGGGCCGTCCTGTACTTGTCCAATCACCGAGAAGCCCAAATGCAGCACGGCGTCTCGCCACCACATTCGTCCCCGTCGCCGGCGGCCAGGCGCCGGCCGCGACGGGCCGTCAAGCCACCTCTTTTTTCGCAATAAACCCCACAAAAATGGAAAACACCTTCGCGAAATCCCAGGCGCCGGAATGCACAGACAGAAATCACGCCGCCTTCGGGAGAGCCGAGAAAGGCGAGGCCTTTTCGACCCTCCCAACGCAATAACGCGACGGAG
It includes:
- the LOC127312547 gene encoding auxin response factor 19, with product MMKQQQHHQQPATTSAAGSAVTVAVAAPGCEGEKKPPAINSELWHACAGPLVSLPPAGSLVVYFPQGHSEQVAASMQKDVDAHVPNYPNLPSKLICLLHNITLHADLETDEVYAQMTLQPVTSYGKEALQLSDLALKQARPQNEFFCKTLTASDTSTHGGFSVPRRSAEKIFPPLDFSMQPPAQEIQARDLHDNVWTFRHIYRGQPKRHLLTTGWSLFVSGKRLFAGDSVIFVRDERQQLLLGIRRANRQPTNISSSVLSSDSMHIGILAAAAHAAANNSPFTIFYNPRASPTEFVIPFAKYQKAVYSNQLSLGMRFRMMFETEELGTRRYMGTITGINDLDPVRWKNSQWRNLQVGWDESAAGERRNRVSIWEIEPVAAPFFICPPPPFFGAKRPRQLDDESSEMENLLKRAMPWLSEEICIKDPQTQNTVMPGLSLVQWMNMNMQQSSSFTNTAMQSEYLRSITNPSMQNIGSADLSRQLCLQNQFLQQNNIQFNTPRLPQQMQPNNDFSKATLPLNQPGGSTKSQEQTQEASNLQRQQQSMNFALPLSQAQTSLAQAQVLVQNQMQQQPHISQNQLPAVSQPLLSHQQQPQQQQQQDHQQHQQQKFLHQQQQQLLLQQQQLQQQQQQQFNKMPTQLPNLPNQQLQLSDQQLQLQLLQKLQQQQQSFLSQPGVTLAQLPLIQEQQKLIMDIQQQLSNSHSLPQQQMMPQQSTKIPSQAALLPAPVQADTQQKLPQKQALPADALEATIPPTTSLKFSSANGSPLRMPGATHSVVTEEIPSCSTSPSTANGNHLLQPVPGRDQYCSMINTEKATAPMSVPSSLDVGTGTPRMTKEFPKLNSNVKQSMMASKLPNAEASPQNFVNNAPPTDYLETASSATSVWLSQTDGLLQQNFPMSNFSPQQLFKDAPPDTEIHAEVPTNNALFGIGNDGHVGFPLGTDDFLTNGIDAVKYQNHISTDIDNNYRIPKDTHQEISSSMVSQSFGASDMAFNSIDSGINDGAFLNRTSWPPAAPLKRMRTFTKVYKRGAVGRSIDISQYAGYDELKHALARMFSIEGQLEERQRIGWKLVYRDHEDDILLLGDDPWEEFVNCVKCIRILSPQEVQQMSLDGDLGASVLPNQACSSSDGGGNAWRARCDQNSGNPSTSSYDQFE